The window CGACCGTCTCCGGCTCCGCCAGCGCGCCACCGGGATACTGCATGAGGAATGAAACGGTCAAAAACGCCGTCACAAACGGACGCGCCAACAATTTCTTTCCCGTTGGAACAAATTTAAACTTCATGAAGCAATCCCTTTCCTTGCCGTGTTGGTGTTCCCGACATGACCTTCATGCCGACTTTATTAACCTCTCCTCACTGCCCCCGCATTCAAGTAATCGCTTAAGTACTTGAATATCAATGCTTTCAGTCTGCACCCTCGTGATACTGGCAGAAGTGTGCGGGAGAATCAAGTAGCATAAATAAACAGCACACGCCTGCTACTATTGTGTATATAAAACTTTATTCACCTGAACGCTTCTTTGCCCGATGCGGAGATGGGCGTTAAATGACGGCAATGACAATTTGGTTAAAAAGACGGGTGGCGGGCATATCCCTTTTCCTGGGGGGTATTGAGCGCGGCTTAATAATCTGTTATTTTTTAGCCAGTTAATGCGGCCGCGCGGGCCGTCAAACCATTGGAGCAAAGGGCGCGATGAACCACACCGAATACGGATTGAGCAGAAACGAAAAGCTGCGCCGCTCCCTCTATAAGACCCTGCGCAACGAGTTGGACTATGCGCTTATCCAGTACAGCCTTATCGACAGCTATCAAAACCACCTCGACGCGAAGGTGGAATACAAGTTCGTGGAAAAGCGCCAGCTCAAGCCCCGTTCCAAAGTAACGGAACAGGAAAGCGAACTGAACAACGGATTCATCGTCCTGTTCACCGAAACCGCCATGCCGGCGGACCTCAAAAAATACATCCGCTACTTCGACAGCAACAAGGTGGTGAAGGAAAACCTGCCCGAAATGGTCTTAAGCGCCCCGCGCGTGGCGCCGGACCTGCTGAAGATCCAAAAGTATTACGAGCACGGGAAATTCTACGATCTGCTCAAAAGCCTGCTGCCGGTGGATTACGCGCTGCTTATCCAGCAGGACGCCGCCAGCCGCAAGCGGGTGCGCTATCTTTTGTCGCACTTCCATGTGCGTATCGACTGGCTTATAGATTTCGCGGCCGAAGCGCTGGGCAAACAGCTCCGCTACATCTCGAAAGACCTGTACGAAAAGGGGGAACGCCACGCCGAGGAGATGGTGGAAAAACTCTTTGAATATTACTCGTTCCACCACACCGTCTCCGGGCGGCGCACCGCCAGCACCGTGGCATACCAACTGTTGAACCAGATGGACGGCATCGTCACCCTGTACGTCAGCAGTTCGGAAGCGCGCACGCTGAGCAAGCTGTACGAAGGCGGCATCAGCAAGTTCTGCCTCATCAAGGTGTCGCGCGAGCATATCCATCTCATCGAGAAAAATCTGGGGATAAAAGACTTCAGGAAGAACTACCTCATCCACGAAACCGAGGATTACGGCGTGGCGGTGTTTCATGTGGTCTACGAGCGCAACGAGCACTCCACGCCCCCGGCGGATGGCAAGCTGCGCGAACTGCAGCCGGACGTGCAGTGGCTGAAAGTGGCCGAACAGTTCCTGATGCCGAAAGCCGGCGCGGCCGACTGCCGCCCGCTCGACTATTTTATGATCTACGACCAGCAAGACCCCTTCAGCCACTGATCTTTTATGGTGGGTACACAATTTATTGTGTACATCGGCGCGGAGCGCCGAGAGGGAAATCATGCCTTCGGCACGATGTACCCATGATGGCCTACAGGCCACTTCCGCCGCGGATTGAAGAAAAGTTCCGCGGCTCCTTAAATGGGCGCCTGCCGGGCAACGCGGTTACTCCGTGGGCCGCACGCGCGATTCCAGCGCCGCCACCTCTTCCAGGCTTTCGCCATACGCCGCCACATCCAACCACCCGGTGAGGGATGACGCGGCAAAATGAAAGGGGAGCAGGCCGCGCCCCGCCGCCGCGGTGAGCAGGTTTTCTTTTCCGCAGAGGGCGGCGAATGCGGCGAACGTGAAGCCGCGCGCAACCGGTATCTTGAACGAGCGCCAATGCCGCGCCCCCGCCCTTTGCGCGGCGGCGATAACCGGCGTGCTGGTGTTTTCCCGCGCGTTTATTTCGGCTATATAGGTTGCGCCCCCGGCGCTGATGAAATCGATGCCTATCATCCCCCGCGCTCCCATCGATGCAAGCCGCCGCACCGTTGTTTCCGCCAGCCGCGCCACAGCCGGGGGGATTTCCGCCCCCCCTTCGTTCCCCTTGTGGGCGGTTCCTGCCATGATCTGGCGGCTCGCGCCGAACAGCGCGGAAACGCCGTCCGGCCCGATGGCGTACTGCACATTCCAGCTTTCATCAATGGCAAGAAATGGAGAGGCGAAGTAACGGGTGATCTCCCGGTTGCGGCCGATGATGCGGACTATCGGGGCTATCTCTTCTTCATTTTCCACGGTGAAGGTCTGCGTGCCGCCGCAGCTTTCGTTGCCGCGCACGAAGAGTTTGCCGTGCTCCTTGAGCAGTTCCCGCACCGGCTCGGCGAACCGGGAGGATCGCACCTGCGCCCGCGGCGGCGCGGCAATCGCCATGTCCTCTTCCAGCCGCAGCAAAAAATAGGCGGTGTTGAACATCCGGGTGAGGGCGGGATGCATCACCCGCTCCCGCGCCCCCAGCGTCTTTGCGATCTCCCATTCCTCTTCAAGGTGGATATAGAAGTTGGGGATGCCGCGGCCGTCAATCCGTCCAGGGAAATCCTTCCCAAGAAGATCGGCGGCGAGGTTGCCGCCGGCGCCGGGGCAGAGGATGATCCGCTCCGTCCCCATCCCGTTATCCATCAGGAAACGGAGGTAGTCCGTCTCCGGCGCGGCGGCGAGGACGATGGCGTCCTCCGGCGCGCATTGCAGCAATGCCCGCTCGGCATACGCCTTCAGCACGCGGCGGAACTGCGAGGCCCGGTACGGCAGCGGTTTGAACACCTCGCGGCCGTGCGGCAGATGCACGGCGGGAATGAAAAGCCGGGACATCCTACTTGAAATCCTTTTTGTCCAACCCGTACTGTTTCATTTTGCGGTAGAGCGTTTTCCGGTCCATGCCGCTTATTTCGCACACCTTTTGGATCGAGCCGCCGTTCCGCCGCAGCAGGCCGGCGACGTATTCCATCTCGTAGTGATCCAGCACCCGCTCCTTCATGGCGGCATAATCAAGGCCGAGCAGTTCCTCCACGACCGGGGCGCCGGACATGGAAGCCGCGGCGCGCGTATCGGGGTCGAGCGCGACGGTTTCGATAACGCCGCCGGCGCAGTGGAGCACCGCGCGCTCCACTGCGTTTTCAAGCTGCCGGATGTTCCCCGGCCAGTAATGCGCCATGAGCGCCGCTTCGGCTTGCGGCGAGAACCGGCCGATTTTTTTTCCGGCCGCCGCCGCGTACTTCCCCAAAAAATGCGCGGCAAGCGCGGGGATGTCTTCGGGCCGTTCGCGCAGCGGCGGCAGCGTGACGGCAATCACGTTGATGCGGTAGAGGAGATCGCGGCGGAAAGCGCCGATGCGGGCCATTTCGAATACGTCGCGGTTGGTGGCGCAGACCACCCGCGCGTCAACCGTCACAGGGGCGTTCCCCCCCACGCGGTTGAACGTGCCGCTTTCGAGCACCCGCAGCAGTTTCACCTGCATGGCGGGGGCAAGTTCGCCGATCTCGTCCAAAAAAATCGTTCCCTTGTGCGCCGCCTCGAACTTGCCGGCCTTGCGCTGGTGTGCGCCGGTGAAGGATCCTTTTTCATGGCCGAACAGCTCGCTTTCGATGAGCGTTTCAGGGATGGCGGCGCAGTTGACCGCCACAAAGGGGCCCTGCGTGCGGGCGCCCGATTCGTGCAGGGCGCGGGCGGCCAGTTCCTTGCCGGTGCCGGTCTCCCCCAGTATCAGAACCGTGCTGGGGGCGTTGGCCGCCTTCAGGATGAGCTGTTTCATATCGCGCACCGACTTGGAACCGCCGATGATGGAGGGGATGTCAAATGCCGCCGCGGCGGGATATGCCGTTGTGCCGGCCGAATCCGCCAGCCGCCGGAGCGCCGCCGTGGTCGCGGCCGGGTCGTACGGATAGGTGAGCACCGGCCCCGCAAGGCCGTACTGCCGGAAAAGGGCATCTACTTTTTCAACCTCCCCGGCGGGGGCGGAAACGGCGATACGCATTCCCTCCAGCGCGGGGGGGAGCGGAAAGGTATCGAACCCGGCGGCGAGAATGGCGAAGCCGCCGGTGGCGGCGGCCGCTTCGGCCTCGGCGCGGTAAAAGGCGGCGCGGCAGGCAAAGCCCGCTTCTTCGGCGATGGCGCGGAGCGCCGCCGCCCGGTGCAGGCTTTTTTCGTAGATCAGTACGCCGAAGCCGTTCACTGCCCCTGCATCGTCAGCGTTATGTTGTTCCTTTCCAGAATCGTGCCGGTCGCCCGGTCAAGCTGCGCCACCGCCTTTTGATAGTCGGTCGCCGCCCTCATTTCGTTGCTTTTCGCGGCGGCGAGGTCTTTTTGGTATTGCAGCACGGTGAAGGAGGTGGAAGTTCCCACCTCGAACTTGCGCGTTTCGGCCGCCAGTTTTTTCTCGGCCAATACGCGGGAAAGGCGGGTTGCTTCGATGGTTTGGCGGGCCGCCTCCAGGCTCCGGGCGGCGGCCATCACTTGCAGGTCTATCGTCTGGCGGAGGCCGGCCAGCGCCATGCGGGCGGCATCCGCCTCCACTTGGCTTTTCACGGCGCGGCTTTTCGCCGCGCGGTTAAAAAGGGGATATTCAAATTGCACGCCCACCGAGTAGTCGTAGTATTTCCCCCCCCCGGCGTCGCTCAACGAATCGGACTGGGTTCCCCCCAGGCTGCTCGTGATGGACTGTCCCCCGACGGTGACCGTCTGCGGCTCGCCGCGCAGGCCGTGAAGCTTCACATCCGCGACAAGATTGAGCGTGGGGAGCGTCTGGTTTTCATTGTAGGCCCGCTCGGTCTGCTTGCTGTCGAGCGCCAGCAGCGCCTGATGGTAATCGGGCCGCTTGTCATAGGCGGTCTCGCGCAGGTGTTGCAGGTTAACGGGACTCTCCCGGTAGACTGGCTCGTCGGTGGGGCTGATGTCGTCATCACCGCCCAACGGCAGGTCGTTGCCGTTCATCAGCGCCTTGAGATTATCCTGCGTGTTTTTGATGGCGAGGCGGGTTTTTATGAGCGCCTCTTCCTGCACCGCCACCTGCGCGTCCGCCGCCGCCACTTCTATCGGCGCCATAACGCCCACCTGCACCTTGAGTTCCATCTGCCGCTTGAAGTCCTTCGCCCAGCGCAACGCCTCTTCCTGCACCGCCAAATCGTGCCGTGCGGCCACCAAATCCCAATAGGTCTGTTCGGTCTTGGTCACCACATCCATCACCTTGGCGGCAAAATCGGCGTCCGACACGCCCTTGGCGTTTTTGGCTATGACGAGACGGTAGGTGTTCGGGCCGGTGCCGAAATTTTTGAGCAGCGGCTGGGTGAGCGCCAAATCCAGATTGCTGGCGTAGGACGGATTGAGGCTGGTAACGAGCGAGTTGGTGTCCGCTTGCGTGGTATCGAGAGTCAACTTATAGCTGGTGCCAAAAGAAAATTTCTGCTGCACCCCCAACGCCGCCGCCGTTGCCTTGGTCTCGCCCACCGCCGGGTTGGCATACGGCGAGGCGCTGGGGCTCTCTGTGCGGGCGTAGGAAACCGAACCGAAGAGGGATGGGTCGAATTCGGCCTCGGTCGCAAAATAATCCTGTTCGCTGGCCAGCGGTTTCGCCTTTTGCACGCTGATATCGAGGTTGTTCGCCAGCGCCTGTTCGATGCTTTGACGCAACGCCAGCGGCTGTCCAGCCCCTTCGGCGCCCGTATCACCCGCCCCCGCGCCAAGCGGAAAAAGGGCCAGCGTGACGGCAACCAATGCGGTGTGTGGAATGCGGGTCAGTTTCATCATTGTTGTTGTATCCTCAATTTGTCCGCCATATTAGACGCACGGGGGAAGGAAAAGGTTCGGGCGCGGCGGCAATAAACACAATTCCCAAAGCGTGCAACGGCTTCATGCGGTGCATCCCCACACGAAAGGTATCAGGCCGGTTTTTCAATGCGGGCAAGGCGCTTGTCGGCCTCGTTGATTCGTATCATAAGCGATTTGATGATGGTAAAAGCGATGTCCGGATAGTTGTCGAGGGTCTCGCGCAGCTTGTCGCCGGGGAATACTTTCACGACGCTCTTTCCCTTGGAGCGGACGGTGGCTGTGCGGGGCTGGTTCATCAGGGCGGACATCTCCCCGAAATATTCACCGGGCTGCGAAATTTCGCCGACCATCTTTCCGCCTTTTGTGATGGCCAGGGAGCCTTGCAACAGCTGGTAGAAATTCTTGTCGGTGTTCCCTTCGCGGATGATCAGGTCGCCGTCTTCGAAAATCAGTTCGTCCGGGTTCAACAGGTAGGCGGGGAGCGCTTCTTTCTGCAACACGGTGTTGGCGATGACTTCCTCAAGGGTGGTGACCCCTTCGAGAACCTTGTTCAGCCCGTCGCGGCGCAGCGTCAACATGCCGTCCTTTATGGCGATTTTGCGGAGTTGGTCTTCGGGCACGCGCGCGGTGATGGCCACTTTGAGCACCTCGGAGCACTCCATCAATTCGAAGTTGCCGACGCGCCCCTTGTAACCGCGGGTGCATGCCGGACATCCGGCGCCGCGGTATATCTTCGCGTTCGGCAACTCCTCCTTGGTGAATCCGGCTTCCAGCAACGCCTGATGCGGGATATCGGTAACTTCCTCCTTGCACTTGGTGCAGAGGCGGCGGAGCAGGCGCTGGGCGAGAATGAGCACCAGCGCGGTGGACACCAGGTACGGCTGGATGCCGATATCGATGAGGCGGGAGACGGTGCTGGGACAATCGTTGGTGTGCAGCGTGCTGAACACCAAGTGGCCGGTGATGCTGGCCTTGACGGCGATCTCGGCCGTTTCGAGATCGCGGATTTCGCCGATGAGGATGATCTCGGGGTCTTGCCGCAGGAACGATTTCAGCGCCGCCGCGAAGGTGAGACCCACCTCGTTGCGCACCAGCACCTGGTTGATCCCGTCGAAGTTGAATTCGACCGGGTCTTCCGCGGTGAGTATCTTCACGTCTTCGGTGTTCAGCGACACCACGGCGGAATAGAGGGTGTTCGTTTTACCCGACCCCGTGGGGCCGGTGACAAGAACGAGCCCCTGCGGAGACTCCAGCCCTTTTTGGAATACATCCATGGCCCATTGCGAGAAGCCGAGCTTTGTCAGGTCGGTCTGCAGCTTGGTCTGGTCAAGGATACGCATAACCACCGATTCGCCGAACAGCGTGGGAAGTATGCTTACGCGGAAGTCGAGCGGCTTGTCGCGGCCGGGGACTTTTATCTTGATGCGGCCGTCCTGCGGCACGCGTTTTTCGGCGATGTTGAGGTTGGACATGATCTTGATGCGGCTCACCAGCGCGTTCTTCATTTGCAGCGGCAGCACCAGGTCCTCGAAAAGCGCGCCGTCCTTGCGGTAGCGGACGCGGTAGCGCTTCTCATACGGCTCGATGTGAATGTCGGAAATGCCGCCTTGCACCGCCTTGATCAGGATGCCGTTCACCAGCCGGATGAGCGCCGCGTCGACCGTGACGGGTCCCCCCTCCTCTTCCTCTTCCTTGGCGATTTCCAGTTCGTCTTCGACGCTGGAGATAATGTCGCCCATGTCGTAGGTTTCAGCGGCCGCCGGCTTGGACGATTTTTTATCTTCTTCTTTTATCGCCTCTTCGGTGGGCAGAAATGCCTTGTAGTCCTCGTCGGACATGCCGTAGTGTTTTTTGTACGCGTCGGCCAACTGCAGCAGCCGCACGATCTTGCCGCGCACCGGCAGCTTGGTCTTGCTGCTGATCTCCTCGATGGCGTTAAAATTTGTCGGATCGACCATCCCGCAGACAAGGGCACCTTCCACGACTTCCATCGGTATCACCATGTGTCCCTTGGCGGTGGCGAGGTCGATCAGCTTGATCGCCTCTTCCGTGGGGTTTTCCTTGGTCAGGTCCACGGCGGGTATTTGCAGGCTGCGGTTCACGAAGGCGATGATGGCTTCTTCGGAGATGTAGCCGAGCTTTATCAGGATGTGGCCGATCCACCCCCCTTTTTTCTTCTGAACCTCTTCCGCCTCTTTGAGTTGGCGGCTGGTGACGCGGCCGTCCTTGCGCAGAAGGTCGGCAAGCTTCTCCCGCTTGGTATCGTCCTGAATCGTCTTTTTAAAGCTCGACTTACGATCGTCAACCGCCATTCCGCCACCCTTCCTCTAAGGAAACCAGCCATAAATAACTTGGCCATTATATCACCCTGCTGGAACGCCACAAGGGGAGTTAGCAATACTGTCCGTACAAACCCGATATGATATTTTTTCCAATTCGGGCTAAACTATAAAGAGAAGATGCCGATATAAAGATGAGAGGAAGTGTAGTCATGGACGTCAAGAAGACCGCCACGCCGACGAATCCCTTGGCCGCGCCATCCACCCAAGGAACGCAGCAACATGCAGGAGCCGCTTCCGCCGCCGCGCCGGAGGATAAAACCGCCGCGCCGGGAACGAATGCCGCCACTAAGTTAAGCCCTTCGGATTTGGTGACGCTTTCCCGCAACTCCGTGAAACAAAGCCAGCTTTCCACCCTTATGGGAGGGTTCCAAAACTCCCTCGTGGATACGCTTTCCGCCTACAACGCCGATCCGGCGATGGGTTCGCTGTACAACCTCACCGGCACACCGGTGGACAATTACATGAACAAGAACCTGACCAACCTCACCCCGGACATGAAAAAAAGCTTCATGGACAGTTACAGCAACCTCGCCAATACGTCGGGCGGACTGGTGCCGCAAAGCCTGGTCAACCAGACGTTTGGAAAGACCGGCGGGTTCAGCCAGTTCTTGACCTCCCTGTCCAACCGGCTCAACCAGCTCCCCACCAGCGCCGCCGCCCCCAACGGCTTTCCCGGCACGGGTGGCGCCACCGGAACCTCACAAACCGGCTGACCGGGGCAACCCGCCACCGGTGGTCATCGGTGACGGTTGCTTGAAGTGCGGCTTTTTGCCTGCTATTCTGGCGCACAACATCCGATTTCTTAATACGATGCACACCTCATTAATGAGTTTTAATAATTGCCGCGCCGCCACCGGAACGTTGCCATGAGCGAAAAAAACGATAGCACGCTGCGCACGCTGCTCAACATGGGGCATAACCTTACCGCCGAGGCGCGCGCCACCGGTTTGCGCCGGCTGCGGATCGCCGTGCTGGCGCTGCTCTCGGTCATGCTGCTCTTCACCATGTACAAGCTGGTGTACGATGGGCCGCGCATCGGCGGCATCAACAACCTGAACCTCTTCTTCCTGCTGAATCTCAACATCCTGCTGCTGCTGGTGATGGCGCTGCTGGTGGGGCGCAACATGGTGAAGCTCTTCATGGAGCGCCAGGAAAAAGCGCTGAAGGCGGCTTTCCGCACCAAGCTGATACTGGCATTCCTCGGCCTCACGCTTATCCCCACGGTGCTCCTGTTCGTGGTGGCCAGCGGCCTCATCACCAACTCCATCGACAACTGGTCGAACATCACCGTGGAACGGTCGCTGCGCGACAGCCTGGACGTGGCGCACGACTATTATTCACAGCATGAAAAGCGTGCCGAAGCCGGGGCGCGGGACCTGGCCGGAATGGTGCAAAAACAGCAGATGCTGCTGAACGCCAACCGCGTCTACCTGTCCAATATGCTGCCGAAAAAGATCGGCGAGCTGAACGCCGCCGGGGGAGCGGTATACGGCGGAAATTTCACCCTGCGGGCGAAATACGCCGCCAACGGCGACGATGAATATGTTCCCCCCGCCTTAACCGGGTTCCACGCGGAAAAAATGGCGAAAGGCGAAACCTTCGCCGAAAAACACCGCACATCCCGCGGCGCCTACGTGGTGGCGTTCGCGCCCGTGCTGGCCGCCGATGGCGCGGTGGAGGGGGCGGTTCTCCTGACCGAGCCGATAGATCCCTGGCTGCTCGACAAAATTGAGACCATCACCCGCACCACGGAGGAATACCGCCAGATACAATCGCAAAAGCTGCCGATCAAGATGATGTATGAGGTCACGCTGGGGGTGGTGACGCTGGTCGTCATTTTCGGCGCCATCTGGTTCGGCTATTACCTCGCGCGCGACATCACCACCCCGATCCAGAAGCTGGTGGATGCCACCCGGAAGGTGGCCGAAGGGGATCTTTCGGTGCGCGTGGAGGAAAAATCGCGCGATGAGATCGGCTTCCTGGTGCGGTCGTTCAACCGGATGACGGAAGACCTCGATACCTCCCGGCAAAAACTTGATGCCAATCACCGCGAATTGGTCGACGTCAATCAGGAGCTTGACCGCCGCCGGCGGCACATCGAGACGATACTTTCCACCATCGCCGCCGGCGTGATATCCATCGATCACCGCGGACATGTCACCACCTGCAACCCTTCGGCAACGGCCATCCTCCACCTCGACGCGGGCGACCCGCGGGGGAAATATTACGAGGAAATCTTTTCCCACACGCAGCTCGATCCGGTCCGCTCCATCGTGCGCGAGATGGGAAAAAGCCGCAAGGAGAGCATCAAGCAGGAAACCCAGATCAACGTGGACGGCGTTATCCGCACGCTGCTGGTGCATATCTCCACGCTGAAGGACCAGTATGACACTTTTATGGGGATGGTGGTGGTGTTCGAAGATCTCACCGCCATCATCAACGCCGAAAAGACCGCAGCCTGGCGCGACATCGCCCAGCACCTCGCCCACGAAATAAAAAACCCGCTCACCCCCATCAAGCTGAACACCGAGCGGCTGCGGCGCAATTACGAGACCGACCGCGCGGCATTCGACCGGAACTTCGATGCCGCCACCCGCGTCATCATCCACGAAGTGGATGTGCTGGTCGGGCTGGTCGATTCATTCTCGCGCTTCGGCCAGCTGCCGGTGGCGAAGCCGGAAATGCATCCGCTGCACCGGCTGATCGAAGAGGTGGTGCAGATGTTCCACGGCATGAAACAGGACGTGGCCTTGCGCGCCGATTTCGACCCCTCCATCCACGACGTGCGGCTGGACCGCGAACAGATGCACCGCGTCTTCCGCAATCTGGTGGAAAACGCCGTCAACGCGGTGGAGCCGGGGGGGGGCATCGAGATAAAAACCCGCCGCGTGAACGGCGGCAACCGGATACTGATTGAAGTGCGCGACGACGGCCCCGGCGTCGATCCCGCCAACCTCGACAAAATATTCCTTCCCTATTTCTCCACGAAGAAGAAGGGAACCGGCCTCGGCCTCGCCATCGTCAACCGCATCATCGCCGACCACCAGGGAACCATCACCGCCAAGAATGTGCGGCCCCACGGCCTCCTCGTCTCCATCGAAATCCCCGCCGCGTAACATTGCCCCAAAATCCCGCTCCCGCCGCGCCGTTTATGCTAGAGTAATCCCCCATGACGAAGAGGGGGGATCCGCGGACGAACGATCTTTCGTGCCGCTATGTGAACATAATGATGGACTATCCCGCCACGCGCGGCGGCATTGACACCTTCCTCTGGTACATCTATCACGGCAACGCGCAGGTGTACATCGGCAAGGACGGCGAATGGTACCTGCTGGTTCCCTCCGGTTGCGTGCATCTTACGAAGGACAACCGGTGCAAGCTCGAAGGCCGCCAGCCGGATTATTGCACCCAGCACGGACACATCGAAGCCAAGGACATCCATGACGTGGCGAAGCATGTTTTCACCAACGAGGCGGAACTGCTCACCTATCTGAAAAAACACCGGCCGAAACTTTTCGCCCGGCTTCCCGACGCCACCCGCGCGGCGGCGGAAAAATAGCATGCCGCGCACGCCCAAAGCCATGCAAAATCCCTGCGAAACCTGTCCCGCCGCCTGCTGCGCCTATCTGAACATCGTGGTGGAAAACCCCCGCACGCCGCAAGAGGTAAACGACCTGCTCTGGTACATCTACCACCAGGCCAGCGAACTGTACCTCGACGTTGACGGCGACTGGAGCGTGGTATTCCACCAGAAATGCATGCACCTGGACGAAAAAAACCGCTGCGGCATCTACGGGCGCCGCCCCACCGTCTGCCGCCAGTTTTCGGCCAACGGCTGCCACGGCGGCGATTTCACCGAATCGGTCAAGGAACATTTCAGGACGGACCGCGATTTCATCCGCTGGATAAAGAACCGCCGCCCCGCGCTCTTCAAACGGCTGAAACCGGACGTGCGCCGCCTGGCAAAATAAGGTATCCCCCTCCGAAAACGGTTCCCCCACCCCCGCCCAAACCCCCTGTTATTCTGCCGAACGCTTATGGAGAAAAGCGTTTGAAGTTGGTAGAATAAAACAGATTTGCGCAACATGCCATGAGGAGGGGGCTGAATGGACGTTATGACGATGATTCTGGCCGGCGGCCAGGGGGAGCGTCTGATGCCGCTCACCCGCGACCGCGCCAAGCCGGCGGTGCCGTTCGCGGGGCGTTACCGGATAATCGACT is drawn from Nitrospinota bacterium and contains these coding sequences:
- a CDS encoding ATP-grasp domain-containing protein codes for the protein MSRLFIPAVHLPHGREVFKPLPYRASQFRRVLKAYAERALLQCAPEDAIVLAAAPETDYLRFLMDNGMGTERIILCPGAGGNLAADLLGKDFPGRIDGRGIPNFYIHLEEEWEIAKTLGARERVMHPALTRMFNTAYFLLRLEEDMAIAAPPRAQVRSSRFAEPVRELLKEHGKLFVRGNESCGGTQTFTVENEEEIAPIVRIIGRNREITRYFASPFLAIDESWNVQYAIGPDGVSALFGASRQIMAGTAHKGNEGGAEIPPAVARLAETTVRRLASMGARGMIGIDFISAGGATYIAEINARENTSTPVIAAAQRAGARHWRSFKIPVARGFTFAAFAALCGKENLLTAAAGRGLLPFHFAASSLTGWLDVAAYGESLEEVAALESRVRPTE
- a CDS encoding sigma-54-dependent Fis family transcriptional regulator, with translation MNGFGVLIYEKSLHRAAALRAIAEEAGFACRAAFYRAEAEAAAATGGFAILAAGFDTFPLPPALEGMRIAVSAPAGEVEKVDALFRQYGLAGPVLTYPYDPAATTAALRRLADSAGTTAYPAAAAFDIPSIIGGSKSVRDMKQLILKAANAPSTVLILGETGTGKELAARALHESGARTQGPFVAVNCAAIPETLIESELFGHEKGSFTGAHQRKAGKFEAAHKGTIFLDEIGELAPAMQVKLLRVLESGTFNRVGGNAPVTVDARVVCATNRDVFEMARIGAFRRDLLYRINVIAVTLPPLRERPEDIPALAAHFLGKYAAAAGKKIGRFSPQAEAALMAHYWPGNIRQLENAVERAVLHCAGGVIETVALDPDTRAAASMSGAPVVEELLGLDYAAMKERVLDHYEMEYVAGLLRRNGGSIQKVCEISGMDRKTLYRKMKQYGLDKKDFK
- a CDS encoding TolC family protein; translated protein: MMKLTRIPHTALVAVTLALFPLGAGAGDTGAEGAGQPLALRQSIEQALANNLDISVQKAKPLASEQDYFATEAEFDPSLFGSVSYARTESPSASPYANPAVGETKATAAALGVQQKFSFGTSYKLTLDTTQADTNSLVTSLNPSYASNLDLALTQPLLKNFGTGPNTYRLVIAKNAKGVSDADFAAKVMDVVTKTEQTYWDLVAARHDLAVQEEALRWAKDFKRQMELKVQVGVMAPIEVAAADAQVAVQEEALIKTRLAIKNTQDNLKALMNGNDLPLGGDDDISPTDEPVYRESPVNLQHLRETAYDKRPDYHQALLALDSKQTERAYNENQTLPTLNLVADVKLHGLRGEPQTVTVGGQSITSSLGGTQSDSLSDAGGGKYYDYSVGVQFEYPLFNRAAKSRAVKSQVEADAARMALAGLRQTIDLQVMAAARSLEAARQTIEATRLSRVLAEKKLAAETRKFEVGTSTSFTVLQYQKDLAAAKSNEMRAATDYQKAVAQLDRATGTILERNNITLTMQGQ
- the pilB gene encoding type IV-A pilus assembly ATPase PilB; its protein translation is MAVDDRKSSFKKTIQDDTKREKLADLLRKDGRVTSRQLKEAEEVQKKKGGWIGHILIKLGYISEEAIIAFVNRSLQIPAVDLTKENPTEEAIKLIDLATAKGHMVIPMEVVEGALVCGMVDPTNFNAIEEISSKTKLPVRGKIVRLLQLADAYKKHYGMSDEDYKAFLPTEEAIKEEDKKSSKPAAAETYDMGDIISSVEDELEIAKEEEEEGGPVTVDAALIRLVNGILIKAVQGGISDIHIEPYEKRYRVRYRKDGALFEDLVLPLQMKNALVSRIKIMSNLNIAEKRVPQDGRIKIKVPGRDKPLDFRVSILPTLFGESVVMRILDQTKLQTDLTKLGFSQWAMDVFQKGLESPQGLVLVTGPTGSGKTNTLYSAVVSLNTEDVKILTAEDPVEFNFDGINQVLVRNEVGLTFAAALKSFLRQDPEIILIGEIRDLETAEIAVKASITGHLVFSTLHTNDCPSTVSRLIDIGIQPYLVSTALVLILAQRLLRRLCTKCKEEVTDIPHQALLEAGFTKEELPNAKIYRGAGCPACTRGYKGRVGNFELMECSEVLKVAITARVPEDQLRKIAIKDGMLTLRRDGLNKVLEGVTTLEEVIANTVLQKEALPAYLLNPDELIFEDGDLIIREGNTDKNFYQLLQGSLAITKGGKMVGEISQPGEYFGEMSALMNQPRTATVRSKGKSVVKVFPGDKLRETLDNYPDIAFTIIKSLMIRINEADKRLARIEKPA
- a CDS encoding HAMP domain-containing protein, whose amino-acid sequence is MSEKNDSTLRTLLNMGHNLTAEARATGLRRLRIAVLALLSVMLLFTMYKLVYDGPRIGGINNLNLFFLLNLNILLLLVMALLVGRNMVKLFMERQEKALKAAFRTKLILAFLGLTLIPTVLLFVVASGLITNSIDNWSNITVERSLRDSLDVAHDYYSQHEKRAEAGARDLAGMVQKQQMLLNANRVYLSNMLPKKIGELNAAGGAVYGGNFTLRAKYAANGDDEYVPPALTGFHAEKMAKGETFAEKHRTSRGAYVVAFAPVLAADGAVEGAVLLTEPIDPWLLDKIETITRTTEEYRQIQSQKLPIKMMYEVTLGVVTLVVIFGAIWFGYYLARDITTPIQKLVDATRKVAEGDLSVRVEEKSRDEIGFLVRSFNRMTEDLDTSRQKLDANHRELVDVNQELDRRRRHIETILSTIAAGVISIDHRGHVTTCNPSATAILHLDAGDPRGKYYEEIFSHTQLDPVRSIVREMGKSRKESIKQETQINVDGVIRTLLVHISTLKDQYDTFMGMVVVFEDLTAIINAEKTAAWRDIAQHLAHEIKNPLTPIKLNTERLRRNYETDRAAFDRNFDAATRVIIHEVDVLVGLVDSFSRFGQLPVAKPEMHPLHRLIEEVVQMFHGMKQDVALRADFDPSIHDVRLDREQMHRVFRNLVENAVNAVEPGGGIEIKTRRVNGGNRILIEVRDDGPGVDPANLDKIFLPYFSTKKKGTGLGLAIVNRIIADHQGTITAKNVRPHGLLVSIEIPAA
- a CDS encoding YkgJ family cysteine cluster protein produces the protein MPRTPKAMQNPCETCPAACCAYLNIVVENPRTPQEVNDLLWYIYHQASELYLDVDGDWSVVFHQKCMHLDEKNRCGIYGRRPTVCRQFSANGCHGGDFTESVKEHFRTDRDFIRWIKNRRPALFKRLKPDVRRLAK